A part of Oceanispirochaeta sp. genomic DNA contains:
- a CDS encoding helix-turn-helix transcriptional regulator, giving the protein MLAVVKKPHIEINAEEIPEKLIKFLTDNYSKVEIINNDDELVDIRETAWYRERANISKPGQVLKRYRKRNGLSQTELGEKLGIAKQNISAMERGSRGISKAIAHELSDIFQVSPGRFI; this is encoded by the coding sequence ATGTTGGCAGTCGTGAAAAAGCCCCATATTGAGATTAATGCAGAAGAAATTCCGGAGAAGCTCATTAAGTTTCTTACAGATAATTATAGTAAAGTAGAGATCATCAACAATGATGATGAGCTTGTGGATATAAGAGAAACAGCCTGGTATAGAGAGAGAGCAAACATTTCAAAACCTGGGCAGGTCCTTAAACGCTATAGAAAAAGAAATGGTTTGAGCCAAACTGAATTAGGTGAGAAACTTGGTATTGCCAAACAGAATATTTCAGCTATGGAAAGAGGCTCGAGAGGAATCAGTAAAGCAATAGCTCATGAACTTTCTGATATTTTCCAGGTTTCTCCTGGTAGATTCATTTAG